The genomic segment GCGCCGACCTGGCGTACCCACTCGGCGACGCCGTGCCCGAAACCGGCCCGAATCCGGCCGGGGAACATCCGGGCCAGCCCGGCCACCTCCATCGCCGCCAGGGCCGGGTTGCGGAACCCGGCCGGCAGGATGCCGATCCCGACCGACAGCCGCTCGGTGACGGCCGCGGCGACCGCCGCGGCGGAGACCCCGCCGGCGAAGAAGCAGTCCTCGACGACCCACAGCTCGTCGTACCCGAGCCGTTCCACCAGGCGGGCGTACGCGGTCAGGTTCTCCGGCTGGTTGTCGCAGCGGTACATCACTCCGATCGGCAGGTCTGTCATGTCTGGCAGCCTGCCAGAGTTTGCCGGCGCCGGCCGGCTCTACACTCGCCTCGTCCGCGCTGAAGCTGGAGGTGCCCGTGCAACGGCCCCGGGTAGTCGTGGTGGGCAGCGCCAACATGGATCTCGTCGTGATGACGCCGGTGCTGCCGGCTCCCGGCGAGACGGTCTTCGGCTCGGAGTTCCATCAGGTCGCCGGCGGAAAGGGCGCCAACCAGGCGATAGCCGCGAGTCGGGCGGGGGCCGAGGCGGTGCTGCTCGGTGCCATCGGCTCCGACTCGTTGGGCGTCACCCTCAAGGCCCGGATCGCCGCGTCCGGAGTGGACGTCAGTCGGCTGCGGGTGGTGTACGGAGCCTCGGGTGTGGCGTTGGTCACTGTCGACGCGGCGGGGGAGAACACCATCGTCGTCACCCCGGGGGCGAACGCCGCGCTCACCGGCCTGACCGCCGACGAGCTGACCGCCGTCCGCGACGCCGAGGTGCTCGTCGCCCAGCTGGAGATCCCGGTGCAGACGGTGACCGAGGCGGCGCTGGCCGCCCGGGACGCGGGCACCCGGGTGGTGCTGAACGCGACCCCGGCCCGGCGGCTGCCGGCGGAGCTGCTGGCCGCCGTGGACCTGCTGGTCTGCAGCGTGCCCGAGGCGCGCGCGGTGCTCGACGGGGCGGGGCGGCCGGCCCCCGACGGGCTCCCGGCGGAGCTGCTCGCCGGGCTGCTCGGCGTCGTACCCCGGGTGGTGTTGACCCTCGGTCCGCAGGGTGCCTGGTACGCGGACCGCGAGCTGCCCGAGCCGGTGCACGTCGCGCCGGTCCGGGTGGAGGTGGTCGACTCGACGGCGGCCGGTGACGCGTTCACGGCGGCGCTGGCCGTGGCCTGGGGCGAGGGCCGCGACCTGGTCGACGCGGTCCGCTGGGCGAGCGCGGCGGCGGCCGGCTGCTCCCGGCGGATGGGCGCCTCGGTGGCGTTGCCGGAGCGGACCGAGATCGAGCAGCTCTACGCGGCCGGCTGGCCCCAACCCCCCGGTAGCCCATCGGACTTGCTAAGCCCGGGCACGATGGAGACATGATCCGGCTGATTCTCAACCTGCTCTGGCTCTTCTTCGGCGGCGGCATCGTGCTCGCGGTCGGGTACGGGATCGCCGCGCTGATCTGCTTCGTGCTGGTCATCACGATCCCGTTCGGGGTCGCCTCGCTGCGGCTGGCCTACTACTCGCTGTGGCCGTTCGGGCGGACCCTGGTCGCCAAGCCGGGGGCCGGCGTCGGGTCCGGGCTGGCGAACGTGCTCTGGGTGGTGCTTGCCGGCTGGTGGTTGGCGCTCAGCCACATCCTGGCCGGCGTCGCGCTCTGCCTGACGATCATCGGGATCCCGTTCGGGATCGCCAACTTCAAGCTGGTGCCGGCCGCGTTCTGGCCGCTCGGCCGCGAGGTGATGGAGGTCGACGACCTGCGCCGCCCGGGCACGGTCGTCCCGGCCTGAGCCGACCTCCCGGCCTGAGCCGACCGCCTGGGTCGAGCCGGCGTCAGCCGGCGTTGGCCTCGTCGGCGAGGCGGTCCTCGCCCCGACGGCGCAGCATCTTCAGCCCCGGAATGCCGGCCACCGCGAGCTTCAGGTCGCGGGTCACCTCAAGCAGGTCGTGGATGTCGGGACCCACCCGGTCCAGGGTGGCCAGGATGGGCAGGATGTCCGCGCTGACGTGTTCGGTCAGCCGGGGCAGCTCGTCGACCAGGCGGATCGCGGCGTCCACCTCCTCGGGGGTGAGCTGCTCGACGAACCGGCTGGCCATCGGCGCCCCCTTTCGCAACGTCGTCTCGTAGGCGGCGAGCAGCTCGTCGGCGGTCCGCGCGGTCAGCTCCGCGCGGGCCATCGCCGTCGCGGCCTGCCCGGCCACCAGCTCCGCCTCGCCGACCACCACCGCCGCGGCGCCGGCCACCCGCTCCGCCTCCCGGATCGGGGCGACGGCCGCGGCGGTGACCGCCTCGACCTCGCGGATCGCCCGGTCGGCGTCGACGGTGGCCTGCTCGGCCCGGTCGAGCACCACCTCGACCCGATCCACCACGGCGTTGATCCGGGCCAGCAGGGCCTCCACCCCGTCGAGTACGCCGAAGGCGCGGGCCGGGATCGCCGCGAACGAGGCGGCGGAGCCGACCGCCTGGTCGACGGCGGTCCTGGTCAGGTCGAACACGGCGGACGGGCGGGGCAGGGGTAGCGGCATCACCACATTGTGCGGCCCGGTGACCACCACCGCACCCGCCGGCCGGGTGAGCACCGGCCGGCCCGGCTCACCTGCCGCTCTGCTGCTCGACCGCCCGCTGCACCGCCCGGTAGATCTGGCCGAACCGGAGCTGGTCCGAGGTGCGGACCAGCATGATCTCCTGACCGCGCCGTTGTACCCAGAGCTCGTGTACCCCCGCGCCCCGGTCGTAGGAGCGATCCAGCCAGCCCAGCGGCAGCTCCAGGAACGGGGTGAGGGCCAGCGCGCCCACCACGAAGACGGCCAGGATGGTGGCCGCCAGCACCCACTCGCCGCGGTCCTCGGCGGCGTACGCCAGCGACACCACGCAGATCACGGCGACCAGCGGCGGGATGGAGAGCAGGAAGATGAGCACGCCGCGCCCGAGCAGGCGGGAGCGGTCCCGGGCCGACGGGCGGCCCCGGGCGTGCCAGACGTAGGTCAGCTCCGCGACCGGGATGGCGTGCCCACCCGCCCGGATCGACTCGGAGGTCACCTGCACCGCGTCGTCCCGGTAATAGAGGGTCACCACTCCAGCAAAGCGCGGCTGTCAACAGCCGGCGCCGCACCGGCTACGGTGCGGCCGGGCGGATCAGTGCCGCCGGGTCGGGACCTGCGAGGTCTCCATGGCCCGCTGCAGGGCGCGGTAGATCTTGCCGAACCGCATCGCGTCGCGGGTGTGCAGCAGCCGCACCGGCGCCCCGCGCCACTGGGCCCAGACCTCCAGCGAGTGCGAGCCCTTGGTGTAGGTCGAGTCGACGTGGTCCAGCAGCAGGTCGGCGACCGGCCCGACGGCCAGGCCGAGCAGGATCGAGACGCCGACGATGGCGATCGTGACGGTCGGCGAGGTGTGCAGCCGCACCGCCACGACGATCCCCAGCACGGCGGCGACGAGCGGGCCGATGATCGCCATCAGCAGGACGCTCCGGTTGGCGAGCACTCCCCAGGAGCGTCGGCCGCGTTGGTGCCACACCTGGCCGAACTCCGCGAGCGGGTAGGTGCGCGGGCCGATCCGGAGGCTCTCGGAGGTGACCCGCACCGCTCCGTCGTCGTAGAAGATGGTCATGGTGGCCACTCCCGGCTCGGGTGAGTCGATGCCAGTCAACTTACCGAAGATTAGGCCGTCGTAGGGTTGGGCACCCGACTTCGATTCAGGAGGTGTGGCGTGGACGACTTCGTCCGGGTGGAGATCACCGACGGCATCGGCACGATCCGGCTGGAACGCCCGCCGATGAACGCGCTCAACACCCAGGTGCAGGAGGAGTTGCGCGCCGCCGCGAAGGCGGCCACCGACGACCCCGGGGTCCGCGCGGTGATCGTGTACGGCGGGGAGAAGGTCTTCGCGGCCGGCGCGGACATCAAGGAGATGGCCGACATGTCGTACGTCGACATGGCGACCCGGGCCGCCGAGCTGTCCAGCGCACTGGGCGCGATCGCCCGGATCCCCAAGCCGGTGGTCGCCGCCATCACCGGGTACGCGCTCGGCGGCGGCTGCGAGCTGGCGCTGGCCTGTGACTGGCGGGTGGCCGCCGAGGATGCCCGGCTCGGCCAGCCGGAGATCAAGCTCGGCATCATCCCGGGCGCCGGTGGCACCCAGCGGCTGGCCCGGCTGGTCGGCCCGGCGCGGGCGAAGGACATCGTCCTCTCCGGCCGGATGGTCGACGCGCAGGAGGCGCTGCGGATCGGCCTGGTCGACCGGGTGGTGCCGGCCGGCGAGGTCTACCAGGCGGCGGTCGAGCTGGTGCGGCCGTACCTGACCGGGCCGGCCCAGGCGCTGCGGGCGGCGAAGCTGGCGATCGACGGCGGCCTGGAGATGGATCTGGCCTCCGGGCTGGCCTGGGAGAGTCAGCTCTTCGCCGGGTTGTTCGCCACCGACGACCGCCGGGAGGGGATGGCCGCGTTCGTCGACAAGCGCCCGCCGGACTTCACCGGGCGTTAGCGGGTCGGGGTCCGGCCCGGATATGACCGGGCGGTAACCTGCTGTCCAGAGCGGCGCCGCCGGGCCGGGATGGCGGGCCGTAACGAGGACGGGAGCGGCGATGGCGGAGCAGGTCGAGGGGCACGGCGGCGAGCTGGCGCTGGCCGCGCTGCGGGCGTACGGCGTACGGGAGATGTTCACCCTCTCCGGCGGCCACGTCTTCCCGCTCTACGACGCCGCGCACCGCGGCGGCTTCCCGATCTACGACGTGCGGCACGAGCAGTCGGCCGTCTTCGCCGCCGAGGCGGTGGCGAAGCTGCAGCGCCGGCCCGGCCTGGCCGTGTTGACCGCCGGACCCGGCGTCACCAACGGCATCTCCGGGCTGACCAGCGCCTTCTTCAACGCGTCGCCGGTGCTGGTGATGGGCGGCCGGGCGCCGGCCTTCCGGTGGGGGGCGGGCAGCCTGCAGGAGATCGACCACGTGCCGCTGGTGGCGCCGGTGACCAAGCGGGCGGCGACCGTGCTGGGCACCGAGGAGGTGCCGCGCGCGGTGTCGGAGGCGCTCACCGCCGCGCTCACCCCGCACCGGGGGCCGGTCTTCCTGGACCTGCCGCTGGAGGTCATCTTCTCGGTGGCCTCGGCCACCGTGCCGGACGCGCCGGTCGTGGCCGCGCTGGAACCGGATCACGAGGAGGTGCGCAAGGCGGCCCAGTTGATCGCCGGCGCGCACCGGCCGGTCATCATTGCCGGCTCCGACGTCTACGCCGGGGACGCGGTCGGCGCCCTGCGGGAGGCGGCCGAGGCGCTGCGGGTGCCGGTCTTCACCAACGGGATGGGTCGGGGTGCCCTGCCGCCGGAGCACCCGCTGGCGTTCGCCAAGTCCCGCCGGACGGCGGTCAAGGGCGCCGACGTGATCGTGGTGGTCGGTACGCCGCTGGACTTCCGGTTGAGCTTCGGCGACTTCGGCGACGCCCAGGTGGTGCACATCGTGGACGCGCCGAGCCAGCGGGCCCGGCACGTCGAGCCGGCCGTGGCGCCCGCCGGTGACCTGCGGCTGATCCTGTCGGCCCTGGCCGACCACTCCGGTGACCGGGAGGACCACGAGTCGTGGATCGCCGACCTGCGTACGGCCGAGGACGCCGCGCGGGCCCGCGACGCGGAGGAGATGGCGGCCGACACCGACCCGATCCGCCCGGCCCGGGTCTACGGCGAGCTGCGCCGGGTGCTGGCGGCCGACGCGGTGACCATCGGCGACGGCGGCGACTTCGTCTCGTACGCCGGTCGCTACCTGGAGCCGGCGATGCCCGGCACCTGGCTGGACCCCGGTCCGTACGGCTGCCTCGGCACCGGGATGGGGTACGCGATGGGCGCCCGGGTCAGCTACCCGGACCGGCAGATCTGCGTGCTGATGGGCGATGGCGCGGCGGGCTTCTCGCTGATGGACGTCGAGTCGCTGGTGCGGCAGCAGCTGCCGGTGGTGATCGTGGTCGGCAACAACGGCATCTGGGGCCTGGAGAAGCACCCGATGCAGGCGATGTACGGCTATGACGTGGCCGCCGACCTGCAGCCGGGGCTGCGCTACGACGACGTGGTGACCGCGCTCGGCGGGGCCGGCGAGACGGTCTCGAAGGCGGCGGACCTGCGGCCGGCGCTGGACCGGGCCTTCGACGCGGGGGTGCCGTACCTGGTCAACGTGCTCACCGACCCGGCGGACGCCTATCCGCGCTCGTCGAACCTGGCCTGACGCGTCGGTCCCGACCCCGGGACCTTCCGGTCCCGGGTTGACGGCACCGGTCTGCGGTCCTGGTCGGGGCGGTGGTCGGGAGGCCGGATCAGGTCTCCGGGTGCCGCTCCTCGCGGTCCTGCCCGCTTGTGCGGTCCTGCCCGCCGGTGCGGTTGCGGTCCTGGTCGGCGGGGCGGTCGGGGCCGTCGGTGGGGCCGGGATCGTCGGTCTCCCGGCGGCGCAGGTCCTCCTCGCGGCGGCGCAGGTCCTCCTCCCAGCGGTCGAACATCTCCCGGTCCTTCTTCGACTGCTCGGCCGAGAGCGACTTGAGGAACTCGGGGTCGTCGTCGGGCGCGACCTGCCGCGGCCGTTCCCGGGGCCGGAACGGGTTGGCCGGCGCGGGGCCACCACTACCGCCGGTGGCGGTGGCGGTGGGTGCCGGCCGGCCGGCCAGGAACCAGGCGATCGAGCCGACCAGCGGGAAGAACAGAATGATCATCACCCAGGCGATCTTGGGCAGCGCGCGGATCTCGTCCTGCTCGGCCGAGAGGCAGCTGATCAGGGCGACCACGGCGAGGATGATCTGGACGACGAAGAGGAGCGCGTACAGGCGGACCATCCCGCAATAATGGCCTACCGGGTCGACTCAGCCCAACGAGGCGTAGACGATCACGATGCCGAGCCCGGCGTAGCCGGCCGCCACCAGCGCCGACACCGGTATCGCGGTCGCCGGCCGGGTCGGGGACCAGGGCCGCAGCAGCGCCATCGCCGCGGCCCAGCCGGCCAGCCCCACCAGCGCGGCCAGCACCCCGGGTACGCCCTGCCGCAGGGCCAGCCGGGCGGCCAGTACGGCGACCACGCTTATCGCCAGGGCGGTCCGCCGCCAGGCCAACCGGGTCCGCTCGGGCTGCAACCCGGGGTCACGGCCGGCCGGGTCCGGGCCGGTCACCGGTCGCCGATCGCGCCGAGCAGCACGGCCCCGGTGAGCAGGAGCGCGCCGAGGCCGA from the Solwaraspora sp. WMMD1047 genome contains:
- a CDS encoding ribokinase → MQRPRVVVVGSANMDLVVMTPVLPAPGETVFGSEFHQVAGGKGANQAIAASRAGAEAVLLGAIGSDSLGVTLKARIAASGVDVSRLRVVYGASGVALVTVDAAGENTIVVTPGANAALTGLTADELTAVRDAEVLVAQLEIPVQTVTEAALAARDAGTRVVLNATPARRLPAELLAAVDLLVCSVPEARAVLDGAGRPAPDGLPAELLAGLLGVVPRVVLTLGPQGAWYADRELPEPVHVAPVRVEVVDSTAAGDAFTAALAVAWGEGRDLVDAVRWASAAAAGCSRRMGASVALPERTEIEQLYAAGWPQPPGSPSDLLSPGTMET
- a CDS encoding YccF domain-containing protein yields the protein MIRLILNLLWLFFGGGIVLAVGYGIAALICFVLVITIPFGVASLRLAYYSLWPFGRTLVAKPGAGVGSGLANVLWVVLAGWWLALSHILAGVALCLTIIGIPFGIANFKLVPAAFWPLGREVMEVDDLRRPGTVVPA
- a CDS encoding DUF6232 family protein, whose protein sequence is MTLYYRDDAVQVTSESIRAGGHAIPVAELTYVWHARGRPSARDRSRLLGRGVLIFLLSIPPLVAVICVVSLAYAAEDRGEWVLAATILAVFVVGALALTPFLELPLGWLDRSYDRGAGVHELWVQRRGQEIMLVRTSDQLRFGQIYRAVQRAVEQQSGR
- a CDS encoding DUF6232 family protein, which encodes MTGIDSPEPGVATMTIFYDDGAVRVTSESLRIGPRTYPLAEFGQVWHQRGRRSWGVLANRSVLLMAIIGPLVAAVLGIVVAVRLHTSPTVTIAIVGVSILLGLAVGPVADLLLDHVDSTYTKGSHSLEVWAQWRGAPVRLLHTRDAMRFGKIYRALQRAMETSQVPTRRH
- a CDS encoding enoyl-CoA hydratase-related protein, giving the protein MDDFVRVEITDGIGTIRLERPPMNALNTQVQEELRAAAKAATDDPGVRAVIVYGGEKVFAAGADIKEMADMSYVDMATRAAELSSALGAIARIPKPVVAAITGYALGGGCELALACDWRVAAEDARLGQPEIKLGIIPGAGGTQRLARLVGPARAKDIVLSGRMVDAQEALRIGLVDRVVPAGEVYQAAVELVRPYLTGPAQALRAAKLAIDGGLEMDLASGLAWESQLFAGLFATDDRREGMAAFVDKRPPDFTGR
- a CDS encoding acetolactate synthase, which produces MAEQVEGHGGELALAALRAYGVREMFTLSGGHVFPLYDAAHRGGFPIYDVRHEQSAVFAAEAVAKLQRRPGLAVLTAGPGVTNGISGLTSAFFNASPVLVMGGRAPAFRWGAGSLQEIDHVPLVAPVTKRAATVLGTEEVPRAVSEALTAALTPHRGPVFLDLPLEVIFSVASATVPDAPVVAALEPDHEEVRKAAQLIAGAHRPVIIAGSDVYAGDAVGALREAAEALRVPVFTNGMGRGALPPEHPLAFAKSRRTAVKGADVIVVVGTPLDFRLSFGDFGDAQVVHIVDAPSQRARHVEPAVAPAGDLRLILSALADHSGDREDHESWIADLRTAEDAARARDAEEMAADTDPIRPARVYGELRRVLAADAVTIGDGGDFVSYAGRYLEPAMPGTWLDPGPYGCLGTGMGYAMGARVSYPDRQICVLMGDGAAGFSLMDVESLVRQQLPVVIVVGNNGIWGLEKHPMQAMYGYDVAADLQPGLRYDDVVTALGGAGETVSKAADLRPALDRAFDAGVPYLVNVLTDPADAYPRSSNLA
- a CDS encoding DUF202 domain-containing protein yields the protein MTGPDPAGRDPGLQPERTRLAWRRTALAISVVAVLAARLALRQGVPGVLAALVGLAGWAAAMALLRPWSPTRPATAIPVSALVAAGYAGLGIVIVYASLG